The following proteins come from a genomic window of Heyndrickxia acidicola:
- a CDS encoding TatD family hydrolase, with protein sequence MLFDTHVHLNDEQFKEDLAEVIQRAKEHGVEKMVVVGFDRPTITRAMELIEQYDFLYASIGWHPVDAIDMKEDDLKWIEELCSHPKVVALGEMGLDYHWDKSPKDIQKEVFRKQIQLARKVKLPIIIHNREATQDIIDILKEEHAQEVGGIMHCFSGSAETAKVCVDMNFYISLGGPVTFKNAKKPKEVAVEVPFDRLLIETDCPYLAPHPYRGKRNEPGYVKLVAEQIAELRGVTLEEVAKQTTENAKKLFGIQG encoded by the coding sequence TGGCAGAAGTGATTCAACGTGCTAAGGAGCATGGGGTTGAAAAGATGGTGGTAGTAGGATTTGACAGGCCTACTATTACGAGGGCGATGGAATTGATAGAGCAATACGATTTTTTATATGCAAGTATTGGCTGGCATCCAGTGGATGCGATTGATATGAAAGAAGACGATCTTAAGTGGATAGAGGAGCTGTGCAGTCATCCTAAGGTTGTGGCATTGGGTGAAATGGGATTGGATTATCACTGGGACAAATCACCAAAGGATATTCAAAAAGAAGTTTTCCGCAAACAAATTCAATTAGCAAGAAAAGTTAAGCTTCCAATTATTATTCATAATCGGGAGGCGACACAAGATATTATTGATATTTTGAAAGAAGAGCATGCCCAGGAGGTTGGCGGCATTATGCATTGTTTCAGCGGCAGTGCAGAAACAGCCAAAGTATGTGTTGATATGAATTTTTATATTTCTTTAGGCGGTCCTGTTACCTTTAAAAATGCTAAAAAACCTAAAGAAGTAGCTGTTGAGGTACCATTCGATCGTCTTTTAATTGAGACTGACTGCCCCTATTTAGCGCCTCATCCTTATAGAGGAAAGCGCAATGAACCGGGGTATGTCAAATTAGTTGCTGAACAAATTGCTGAGTTAAGAGGAGTAACGCTTGAAGAGGTAGCAAAACAAACAACAGAAAATGCAAAAAAACTTTTTGGAATTCAGGGATAA
- a CDS encoding G5 and 3D domain-containing protein, translated as MESTNVRISSLLSRRSFAILFTSFLAFFITYGFFCYQGSEKTVAMSLNGQKKLIKTNAQTIRDMLNELNMKISPNDRLSLSLNTRINKDLAFEVQTAHKITVIIKGKEQTFYTLARTVNEALNMVNIKPGIHNSIYPDGSHSISSNMKIEVKQDFPFLLVNGSKKKIVWSASATVADFLEQQGIQLNQLNEVEPGLFQPLKEYQTVTIKKVPKVSDVVEEPVYFTAVGSSNAEITQGIKEMVQYRENTAAQNTYEVMIENVKEIKRSLTGTSIDKRNRSKPRMGARKTESQALSSVNTGGEEIYVIATAYTGDCSGCSGYTATGINLRDNPNMKLIAVDPSVIPLGSKVYVEGYGYALAGDTGGGIKGNRIDVFFNSNSSACQWGVKRLKVQIVK; from the coding sequence ATGGAAAGCACGAATGTCCGTATTTCAAGTTTATTAAGCAGACGAAGTTTCGCTATTTTGTTCACTAGTTTCCTCGCTTTTTTTATTACTTATGGATTCTTCTGTTATCAGGGAAGCGAAAAGACAGTGGCGATGTCTTTAAATGGCCAAAAAAAGTTAATTAAAACAAATGCTCAGACAATCAGAGACATGTTAAATGAACTTAATATGAAGATTAGTCCAAATGATCGTCTTTCACTATCCTTGAATACAAGAATTAATAAGGATTTAGCCTTTGAAGTTCAAACCGCCCATAAGATTACCGTCATTATAAAGGGGAAGGAACAGACCTTTTATACGTTAGCCCGTACAGTCAACGAGGCTTTAAATATGGTTAATATAAAACCGGGTATACATAATAGTATTTATCCAGACGGTAGCCATTCCATTTCCTCTAATATGAAGATTGAGGTTAAACAAGATTTTCCGTTTCTTTTAGTTAACGGAAGTAAAAAGAAAATCGTATGGTCCGCTTCGGCAACTGTCGCTGACTTTTTAGAGCAACAAGGTATTCAATTAAATCAGCTAAATGAGGTAGAGCCTGGGTTATTTCAGCCTTTAAAAGAGTATCAGACTGTAACAATCAAAAAGGTTCCAAAAGTCAGCGATGTTGTGGAAGAGCCTGTTTATTTTACTGCTGTAGGAAGCAGTAACGCAGAAATTACGCAGGGCATAAAAGAAATGGTTCAGTATAGGGAAAATACTGCAGCACAAAATACATATGAAGTAATGATTGAAAATGTAAAAGAAATAAAGCGTTCATTAACCGGAACAAGTATAGACAAAAGGAACAGGTCTAAGCCTAGAATGGGGGCAAGAAAGACTGAGAGCCAAGCACTGTCTTCTGTTAACACAGGGGGAGAAGAAATCTACGTGATAGCAACCGCCTATACAGGGGACTGCAGCGGTTGTTCAGGATATACAGCAACCGGGATTAATCTGAGGGATAATCCGAACATGAAGCTTATAGCCGTTGACCCCAGTGTCATTCCTCTGGGATCCAAAGTGTATGTAGAAGGATACGGATATGCTCTCGCTGGAGATACTGGCGGAGGAATAAAAGGGAATAGGATTGACGTCTTCTTTAATTCGAATTCTTCAGCCTGCCAGTGGGGTGTCAAAAGACTAAAAGTGCAAATCGTCAAATAA
- the rnmV gene encoding ribonuclease M5, which produces MKLREIIVVEGKDDTTAIRRAVDADTIETNGSAVSKETIEKIKLAQEKRGVIIFTDPDFPGEKIRKTISDEVPGCKHAFLEKKEAKPASGRGIGVEHAQPEAIRAALKNAHLMESEIEEMITQEDLITAGLVGGSKARSRRERLGDLLKIGYTNGKQLHKRLLMFQISKEAFAEALARVLQEEEHE; this is translated from the coding sequence ATGAAGTTAAGAGAAATTATTGTGGTAGAAGGAAAAGACGATACAACGGCCATTAGAAGAGCCGTAGATGCAGATACAATCGAAACAAACGGCTCCGCTGTTTCAAAAGAAACGATAGAGAAAATAAAATTAGCCCAGGAAAAAAGAGGAGTCATCATTTTTACAGATCCTGATTTTCCTGGCGAAAAAATTCGTAAGACGATTAGTGATGAGGTCCCAGGGTGCAAACATGCATTTCTGGAAAAAAAAGAGGCGAAGCCAGCTTCCGGAAGAGGAATTGGTGTGGAGCATGCACAGCCTGAAGCCATTAGAGCTGCTTTGAAAAATGCTCACCTAATGGAATCGGAAATAGAAGAAATGATTACTCAGGAGGATTTAATTACAGCAGGGTTAGTTGGAGGGAGTAAAGCGAGATCCAGGAGGGAACGGTTAGGCGATTTATTGAAAATTGGGTATACAAATGGAAAACAGCTTCACAAACGCCTTTTAATGTTCCAAATAAGTAAAGAGGCATTTGCTGAAGCTCTAGCTAGAGTGCTACAGGAGGAAGAACATGAATAA
- the rsmA gene encoding 16S rRNA (adenine(1518)-N(6)/adenine(1519)-N(6))-dimethyltransferase RsmA, producing MNKDIATPIRTKEILNKYGFSFKKSLGQNFLVDPNILKKITEFAELTDQSGAIEIGPGIGALTEHLARASKKVVAFEIDQRLLPILDDTLSPYGNVKIIHQDVLKADVSEMIQEEFQQVKDLMVVANLPYYVTTPIIMKLLEERLPIRGIVVMLQKEVADRISAKPGTKDYGSLSIAIQYYTKAEAVMIVPKTVFMPQPNVDSAVIRLTKREQPAAQVTNEEFFFSVTRAAFAQRRKTILNNLTSQLPDGKEKKQQIIDILEEVNIEPSRRGETLSIQEFADLSNELYPLFKSK from the coding sequence ATGAATAAGGATATTGCCACCCCGATTAGAACGAAAGAGATTTTAAATAAATACGGATTTTCCTTTAAGAAAAGCTTAGGACAAAATTTTTTGGTAGATCCCAATATTTTAAAGAAAATTACGGAATTTGCTGAGCTGACGGATCAATCTGGAGCTATCGAAATTGGTCCCGGAATTGGAGCATTAACGGAGCATCTTGCAAGGGCGAGCAAGAAGGTAGTAGCATTTGAAATTGACCAGCGCCTGCTGCCCATATTAGACGATACATTATCCCCGTATGGTAATGTTAAAATTATTCACCAGGACGTTTTAAAAGCCGATGTAAGCGAAATGATTCAGGAAGAGTTCCAGCAAGTGAAGGATTTAATGGTTGTGGCTAATTTGCCATATTATGTTACAACGCCGATTATTATGAAACTGCTGGAAGAAAGGCTTCCAATTAGGGGAATTGTGGTTATGCTTCAAAAAGAGGTCGCTGATCGGATTTCTGCTAAGCCGGGAACAAAGGATTACGGCTCTTTATCTATTGCTATTCAATATTATACAAAAGCAGAAGCCGTTATGATTGTACCAAAGACAGTATTTATGCCCCAGCCAAATGTAGATTCAGCTGTTATTCGTTTAACCAAGAGAGAACAGCCCGCAGCGCAGGTTACCAACGAAGAATTTTTCTTTTCTGTTACACGTGCGGCATTTGCTCAGCGAAGGAAGACGATTTTAAATAATCTCACAAGCCAGCTGCCGGATGGAAAAGAGAAAAAACAGCAAATCATTGATATTTTAGAAGAGGTAAATATTGAACCTTCCCGCAGAGGCGAGACATTGAGTATTCAAGAGTTTGCTGATTTAAGCAATGAGCTGTACCCTTTATTTAAAAGTAAATAA
- the yabG gene encoding sporulation peptidase YabG translates to MELTIVNVQINSIVGRMSYHCDLLFRVIDIKMKDGKKIAVLYGEDLRLMADSPFEDLVPIDPDQRSRISEEYRSLEEQSFELFQQDIHLLRQKQEYQATHGYNQEMSIFQIPGRVLHLDGDPNYLKKCLDLYEKVGLTVYGVHCYEKDMPSQVVPLIEKYRPDILVITGHDAYTKSKGLKSDLNAYRHSKYFVKTVREARRKVPHLDQLVIFAGACQSHFESLIHAGANFASSPQRVNIHALDPVYIVAKISYTSFMEQINVWDVLRNTLTGEKGLGGIETKGVLRTGMPYKPITEE, encoded by the coding sequence ATGGAGTTGACCATTGTGAATGTACAAATCAATTCAATTGTTGGAAGAATGTCGTATCATTGTGATCTTTTATTTAGAGTCATTGATATAAAAATGAAGGATGGGAAAAAAATAGCAGTATTATATGGGGAGGATCTCCGCTTAATGGCAGATTCTCCATTTGAAGACCTGGTACCTATTGATCCTGATCAACGTTCTAGAATTTCCGAGGAGTATCGGTCATTAGAGGAACAATCCTTCGAGCTGTTTCAACAGGATATCCACCTCCTTCGACAAAAACAGGAATATCAGGCGACCCATGGATATAACCAGGAAATGAGCATATTTCAGATCCCCGGACGAGTACTCCACCTTGATGGAGACCCCAATTATTTAAAAAAATGCCTTGATCTATACGAGAAAGTTGGATTGACTGTTTATGGAGTGCATTGCTATGAAAAAGATATGCCCAGCCAGGTTGTACCATTAATTGAAAAGTATCGGCCGGATATTTTGGTCATTACGGGGCATGATGCCTATACAAAGTCCAAGGGATTGAAATCAGATTTAAATGCATATCGGCATTCTAAATACTTTGTAAAAACGGTCAGAGAGGCCAGAAGGAAAGTTCCTCATTTAGACCAGCTGGTTATTTTTGCGGGAGCATGCCAATCACATTTTGAGTCCCTTATTCATGCGGGAGCTAACTTTGCAAGTTCTCCCCAGCGGGTGAATATCCATGCATTAGATCCTGTCTATATTGTAGCGAAAATTAGCTATACCTCCTTTATGGAGCAGATCAATGTGTGGGATGTTTTACGAAATACACTGACTGGGGAAAAGGGTCTGGGAGGCATTGAAACAAAAGGTGTTCTAAGAACAGGGATGCCGTATAAACCGATCACCGAAGAGTAA
- the veg gene encoding biofilm formation stimulator Veg, with the protein MPKTLTDIKKSLDSNLGKRLMLKANGGRRKTIERSGVLAETYPSVFVVELDQEENAFERVSYSYADVLTETVQLTFFEKQQEI; encoded by the coding sequence ATGCCAAAAACATTAACTGACATTAAAAAATCACTGGACTCAAATCTGGGTAAACGATTAATGTTAAAAGCGAATGGTGGTCGAAGAAAAACGATTGAACGTTCTGGCGTTTTGGCAGAAACTTATCCATCAGTTTTTGTCGTCGAATTAGATCAAGAGGAAAATGCGTTTGAACGTGTTTCCTATAGCTATGCAGATGTATTAACAGAAACGGTACAACTTACCTTCTTTGAAAAACAACAGGAAATTTAA
- a CDS encoding small, acid-soluble spore protein, alpha/beta type has product MGRRRGIMSDQLKEELAKELGFYDVVQNEGWGGIKARDAGNMVKRAIEIAEMQLANSARE; this is encoded by the coding sequence ATGGGCAGACGAAGAGGCATTATGTCTGATCAATTAAAGGAAGAGTTAGCCAAGGAACTGGGGTTTTATGATGTCGTCCAAAATGAGGGATGGGGCGGCATTAAAGCAAGAGATGCCGGAAATATGGTGAAAAGAGCAATTGAAATTGCTGAAATGCAATTAGCTAACAGCGCCAGAGAATAA